In Paroedura picta isolate Pp20150507F chromosome 1, Ppicta_v3.0, whole genome shotgun sequence, the following are encoded in one genomic region:
- the LOC143825753 gene encoding uncharacterized protein LOC143825753, with the protein MDHIIMGTMGTMGITAIMGTMGTMAIMGTMGTMAIMATMGTMGITATMATMAIMGITHLPAHLECSVEGLDLAIIILIILIFLITIIIMACTEAVPAAVLTPTEGGFCNTSASQCERLPVRPPLKSAYLFPYVYGTMYAFAVGKTLVKIIAMPSLLPIFM; encoded by the exons ATGGATCACATCATCATGGGaaccatgggcaccatgggcaTCACAGCCATCATGggcaccatgggcaccatggccaTCATGggcaccatgggcaccatggccaTCATggccaccatgggcaccatgggcaTCACGGCCACCATGGCCACCATGGCCATCATGGGCATCACCCACCTCCCTGCCCACCTGGAATGTTCCGTGGAGGGCCTGGACCTggccatcatcatcctcatcatccttatcttcctcatcaccatcatcattatGGCATG TACTGAAGCGGTTCCAGCAGCAGTTCTGACTCCAACTGAAGGCGGCTTCTGTAACACCTCAGCCAGCCAATGTGAGAGGCTACCTGTTAGGCCTCCCTTGAAATCCGCCTATCTCTTTCCTTACGTGTATGGCACAATGTACGCTTTCGCTGTTGGCAAAACCCTAGTAAAAATTATTGCTATGCCAAGTTTGCTGCCTATTTTCATGTGA